The window CTATCAGACGGGCGCATCGGCGCGCGCCTGCTCGACCATCGCATCTGGATGTTCGGCATCAGCGCGCTCGCGCTGGCGATCACCGTGGCGATGTTCGCGGTCCTGCCGCAGCAGTTCCAGCCCAACACCAACAACGACACCAGTCAGGTCACGATCCAGATGGTGCCCGGCACCACGATCGAGCAGACCGACAAGGTGGCGACGCGCGTTGCCGCGCTGCTGGACAAACAGCCCGAAGTGCTACGCGCGATGTCCGCCTCGAAGGAAGGCAACGCCTCGATCTATGTCGCGCTCAAGCCCGCGAGCGAGCGCAAGGCGACGAGCACCGATTTCGAGCGGCGCATGACCCCGCAGCTTCAGGATATTCCCGATGCGCGGGTGACGTTCGAGAGCCAGTCTGGCGGATCGGGTAGCGGGCGTGACATCTCGGTCATGCTGTCGGGAAGCGATCCTGCGCTGCTCCAGAAGACCGCGCAGACGCTGGCGCAGCAGATGGCGGGAATCAAGGGCGTGGTCGCGCCGCGTATCGCCGCCGATCTGCAACGCCCCGAACTGGTGATCGTGCCCCGGCTCGATCTGGCGGCGCAACTGGGCGTCACCACCGCCTCGCTCAGCCAGACGATCCGTATCGCGACGATGGGCGAGATCGACCAGAACGCGGCCAAGTTCTCGCTGTCGGACCGTCAGGTGCCGATCCGCGTGATCATGCCGCGTGCGGCGCGCCGCGACCTGTCCTCTATCGAGAACCTGCCGGTGCCCACCGCGCTGGGTGGCTCGGTGCCCTTGAGCCGCGTCGCCGAGTTCCGCTTCGGCGCCGGACCGACCGAGATCGAGCGCTACAACCAGTCGCGCCGCATCTTCGTGGGCGCCGATCTCGGGCAGGGCATGGTCAAGGGCCCGATCATGGAGAAGATCCAGAACCTGCCGATCATGAAGGCGCTTCCCGCCGGCGTGTCGAACGCGCCCATCGGCGAGGACAAGTGGCAGAACGAGATGATCCAGAACTTCATCATCGCGGTGGTCAGCGGCATCCTGCTGGTCTTCGCGGTGCTGGTGCTGCTCTATGGTCGCTTCGTCTCGCCGCTGGTGAACATGAGCTCGCTGCTGCTGGCCCCGCTGGGTGGCCTGCTGGCGCTGGCCATCGCCGGGGAGCCGGTGTCGATGCCGGTCTATATCGGCATCCTGATGCTGCTGGGCATCGTCGCCAAGAACTCGATCCTGCTGATCGACTTCGCGATCGAGGAGATGGCGAGCGGGGTGCCCAAGCACATCGCCATCGTCGATGCCGGGCGCAAGCGCGCACAGCCCATCGTCATGACCACCGTGGCGATGACCGCAGGGATGGTGCCCACCGCGCTCTCGCTCAGCGGCGATGGCGCCTGGCGCGCGCCGATGGGCGTAACGGTGATCGGCGGCCTGATCCTCTCCACCTTGCTGACATTGCTCATCGTGCCCGCAGCCTTTAGCCTGGCCGACGGTTTCGAGAAGCGGGTCGGCCCCAAGCTGCGTCGCAGGCTGCTCACCTTCGAGCCGCATCACGCGGGGCATCAGGGCGCGCTTCCCGCCGAATGATCAGCAAGGCACGAGGAGCGAGTATTTGCCGCAAGATGCGGGCCTGCATGAGGCAAGACTGAACCGGGGTACACAGATCGAGGCGTTCCCCGACCGGGCACGGCGCATGCGGATCGTGGCGACATGCCTGCTGGTGGTGATGGCAGTGGCCTTCGTGCTGCTGCGCAAGTTCGGCGGCACGGCGCCCGGCTGGGGCTATGCCATCGCCTTTACCGAAGCGGCGATGGTCGGCGGTCTGGCGGACTGGTTCGCAGTGACGGCGCTGTTCCGCCGTCCGCTGGGCCTGCCGATCCCGCATACCGCGATCATCCCCACCAACAAGGACCGCATCGCCGATTCGATGGCGCGGTTCCTGCGCGAGAATTTCCTCACGCCGCAGGTCGTCGCGCGGCGGATGACCGCTTTCAACCTCGCGAACGCGGCGGGCGAGTTCCTCACCGCACCGCGCGGCGGAGCCTCCGGGCGTATCCATACCGGCGCGGGCAACCTGCTGGCCGATGTGCTCGAATCGCTCGATACCGAGCGGCTGGGACTGCAGGTGCGTGCCGGGCTCGCCCACCAGCTGGAGAAGGTCGAGGTCGCGCCCCTCATGGGCCAGATGCTCGGCGCCGCGATCGCCGACGGGCGCCACCTGCCGCTGATCGAAAGCGCGGTCCGCTGGGCCGGGCACACGCTGGAGGCCAACGAGGATCTCGTGCGCGAGATGATCCGTGAGCGCGCCAGTGGCCTGCTGCGCTGGACCGGGCTCGACGGGCGGATCGCCAATTCGGTGCTCGACGGGCTGTACAAGCTGATGGCCGAGATGATCGTCCAGCGCGACCATCCGCTCAAGGTCAAGCTGGAGGCGATGCTGGGTGAACTGGCGCAGAACCTCCAGCACGATCCCGAGACACGCGCCAAGGTGGAGAACGCCAAGCGCGAGATGCTGGCGAACCCGGCGCTGGGGGCGTGGTGGCAGGCCTTGTGGGACCGGCTGCGCCTGCGCCTGATCTCGGCCGCGCGCGATCCCGAAGCGGCGCTCGGCAATCACTTCTCCGGCATGCTGGGCGAAGTCGGGCAGGCGCTGCGCAGCGACCCGCGCCTGCAACGCCAGATCAACCGCTTCGCCCGCCGCACGCTCGTGGGCGTGACCGCACGCTACGGAGGCGAGATCGTGCGGCTGGTGTCCGAGACGGTGAAGCGCTGGGATGCCGTGACCGTCACCACCCGGATCGAGCGCGCGGTGGGGCGCGACTTGCAGTTCATCCGCATCAACGGCACGCTGGTCGGCGGCCTGTTCGGCCTTGTGATCCACACGCTGGAGAGGTTCCTCTGACTCGTCCTGATTCCTGGCCCGATCCGGTGCTGCGCACAACCCGTTTCGATCTGTACCGCCCGCAGCCCGGCGATCTGGACGGGCTGGTGGAGCTTGTCGCGCATCCCGAGACGCAGCGTTTCCTCGGGCTGGTCGCGTCCGATCGCAAGGGGCAGGCCGAGCGGCTGATGCGCAATGCCGGAAGCTGGGCGCTCTACGGCTACGGCACCTTCATGGTGCGCGCGCGGGGCCGGGACGAGATCGTCGCGGGCTGCGGCGTCTTCCATACCTTCCGGGGCTTTGCCGGGATGGACGATGTGCCCGAGGCCGGCTGGATCGTGCGCCACGATCATGGGGGCAAAGGCGTCGCCACAGAGGTCATGGCGGCCGTGATGGACTGGTTCGACGCGACCCATGGCTCCCGCCGGATCACTTGCATGATCGAGCAGGGCAATCTGGCCTCGGATCGCGTCGCCACGCGCCTCGGCTTCACCCGCCGCGGTGAGCACAGGCTCGACGACGGCTGTCTGCTGTGGCTCTACGAGCGGACCTTAAATGGAATAGATGATGGTCGTCGTATAATATGAGGCTACGGGTTTGCCTGAGGCATCGAGCGCCGGGGCGAAGCGGGCCAGGACGAGGATGTCGTGACAGGCCGCAACATCGAACTTCGGATCGTTATAGCTGCGCAGGATCTTGCAGTTGCTCGCCTTGCCGTCCGGATCGATCAGGACCCTGAAGTTCACGCGCCCCTGTTTCCCGCGGTCGTTCATCGCGCTGGGATAGTTGATCTTCGTGGCGATTTGGCGAAGGTTCGTCATGTGGACTTCGCGGGACAGATGGGCCTGCACGGCGGGGTCAAGACCCCAGCTTTCGACAAGTCCATCCGTACACTGGCGCATGGCTTCGAAGGGCTTGGCCATCGGGCCGGTCTTCAGCGTTACCGCATGATTGCGCCAGCGCAGGGTTATCGCGGTAACATGGGGCAAGGCTTCCGGGGCGAGGATCAGCGGCCCGTCACTGTCATCATCGCTGCCCTTGAGGGTCTGGTACATCTGCACGCTGGCCAGAAATCCGGCGATTTTCTGGCCGGAGGGTGTTGTGGATACTGCGGGCATTACCGATTTCGTGGGACTGATCGCATCGGTCCCGGTCCATTCCAGTGAAAGCGTCTCTCCGGGGCGAACGGATTCGAACGCATCGCCATTGATTGACAGCTCGAAGCCGTCGCCTGGCTCATAGCGCGTCAGGCTCATCACCACGTCGGGAGTCTTGCCGCCAAAACCACGCCGCAGCGCGCATCCGCTGTCGGTGGCGTCGAGATTCCATGGCGTGCTGGCCGCCATTGTTACCGGAGCGGGGGCTGCAAGTGCGGCGTCTGGAAGAATCACGCCGGGCAGCAAAGCGGCTGCCAGCATGAGCGCGCACGGCATCCTGAAAGCGGTCGAAAGCGCAATCGCTGATTTCACGTGAAACATCCCCCGCGCCGGTCGCCCCCCCTGAAACGACTGGCCGGATGCAAGGCTACGACGGGTCTTAAAAAGAACAACCCCCGAAGCGAGGCGCTTCGGGGGTTGTTTTCGGATCCACTATTAACTTGCTGTCACAGCTTGCCGGTCAGTTCCGGCACCGCGTCGAACAGGTCAGCGACGAGGCCGATGTCGGCGACCTGGAAGATCGGGGCGTCCTCGTCCTTGTTGATGGCGATGATCGTGCCCGAATCCTTCATGCCCGCCAGATGCTGGATCGCGCCGGAGATGCCGATGGCGATGTAGACGTCGGGGGCGACGATCTTGCCGGTCTGGCCGACCTGGTAATCGTTGGGGACATAACCCGCATCGACCGCCGCACGGCTGGCGCCGACGGCGGCACCCAGCTTGTCGGCCAGCGGCATGATGATCTGCTCGAACGTGGCCTCGTCCTTCAGGGCGCGACCGCCCGAGACGATCACCTTGGCGCTCGTCAGTTCGGGGCGTTCCAGCTCGGCAATCTCGGCGCCGACGAAGCTGGACAGGCCTGCATCGTTCACACCCGAGACGTCCTCGATGGCGGCGGAACCGCCGGTGGCC of the Novosphingobium sp. 9 genome contains:
- a CDS encoding DUF445 domain-containing protein; the protein is MRIVATCLLVVMAVAFVLLRKFGGTAPGWGYAIAFTEAAMVGGLADWFAVTALFRRPLGLPIPHTAIIPTNKDRIADSMARFLRENFLTPQVVARRMTAFNLANAAGEFLTAPRGGASGRIHTGAGNLLADVLESLDTERLGLQVRAGLAHQLEKVEVAPLMGQMLGAAIADGRHLPLIESAVRWAGHTLEANEDLVREMIRERASGLLRWTGLDGRIANSVLDGLYKLMAEMIVQRDHPLKVKLEAMLGELAQNLQHDPETRAKVENAKREMLANPALGAWWQALWDRLRLRLISAARDPEAALGNHFSGMLGEVGQALRSDPRLQRQINRFARRTLVGVTARYGGEIVRLVSETVKRWDAVTVTTRIERAVGRDLQFIRINGTLVGGLFGLVIHTLERFL
- a CDS encoding energy transducer TonB, translating into MLAAALLPGVILPDAALAAPAPVTMAASTPWNLDATDSGCALRRGFGGKTPDVVMSLTRYEPGDGFELSINGDAFESVRPGETLSLEWTGTDAISPTKSVMPAVSTTPSGQKIAGFLASVQMYQTLKGSDDDSDGPLILAPEALPHVTAITLRWRNHAVTLKTGPMAKPFEAMRQCTDGLVESWGLDPAVQAHLSREVHMTNLRQIATKINYPSAMNDRGKQGRVNFRVLIDPDGKASNCKILRSYNDPKFDVAACHDILVLARFAPALDASGKPVASYYTTTIIYSI
- a CDS encoding GNAT family N-acetyltransferase, translating into MLRTTRFDLYRPQPGDLDGLVELVAHPETQRFLGLVASDRKGQAERLMRNAGSWALYGYGTFMVRARGRDEIVAGCGVFHTFRGFAGMDDVPEAGWIVRHDHGGKGVATEVMAAVMDWFDATHGSRRITCMIEQGNLASDRVATRLGFTRRGEHRLDDGCLLWLYERTLNGIDDGRRII
- a CDS encoding electron transfer flavoprotein subunit alpha/FixB family protein, which encodes MKTLVWVEHDNASVKDATLSTVTAAAKLGEVHLLVAGAGCRAVAEAAAQIAGVAKVHLADDAAYAHALPENLAPLVVDLMGHHDAFLAPATTTGKNLAPRVAALLDVMQVSDILSVEGEKTFTRPIYAGNAIATVESSDAKLVVTVRATAFNKAEATGGSAAIEDVSGVNDAGLSSFVGAEIAELERPELTSAKVIVSGGRALKDEATFEQIIMPLADKLGAAVGASRAAVDAGYVPNDYQVGQTGKIVAPDVYIAIGISGAIQHLAGMKDSGTIIAINKDEDAPIFQVADIGLVADLFDAVPELTGKL